A genomic window from Paraburkholderia phytofirmans OLGA172 includes:
- a CDS encoding IS110 family transposase: MDTPDTALRGQNTTAGGRLHMAFELGEKNWKLSLGDGQRAPSRCTVAAGDTAAVLTAIANARARCHLGADAPVYSCYEAGRDGFWLHRWLAEQGIVNLVVDSASIEVNRRARRAKTDRLDSDKLLSMLMRYYAGERRVWAVARIPTPEQEDDRRLHRELERLRKEQTAHTNRIRSLLVLHNLRVRSVGGRIWTHWWTSQRELLAPGLRAEIDRECERLVLVHQQIRLLEVQQERQVRSGAHPGMALLAQLAGIGAGSAWTLVRELFGWRQFRNRREVAGCLGLTPTPYASGTSEVELGISKAGNRRCRWLMVELAWSWLRLQPGSQLSHWFNERFAGTGKRMRRIGIVALARRLAIALWRYLEHGEIPVGAIFKPRDVNTVRA, encoded by the coding sequence ATGGATACGCCTGACACAGCCCTCCGTGGGCAGAATACGACGGCAGGTGGCCGCCTGCACATGGCTTTTGAATTGGGCGAGAAGAACTGGAAGCTCTCACTGGGTGATGGCCAGCGCGCGCCCAGCCGCTGTACGGTCGCCGCCGGCGATACCGCGGCGGTTCTCACCGCCATCGCCAACGCCAGGGCGCGTTGCCATCTCGGCGCCGACGCACCCGTCTACAGCTGTTATGAAGCTGGCCGCGACGGTTTCTGGCTGCACCGCTGGCTGGCTGAACAGGGCATCGTCAATCTCGTGGTGGATTCGGCCAGCATCGAGGTGAACCGCCGTGCGCGTCGCGCCAAGACAGACCGGCTTGACAGCGACAAGCTGCTGTCGATGCTCATGCGCTATTACGCGGGCGAGCGGCGCGTGTGGGCGGTGGCACGCATTCCCACGCCCGAGCAGGAGGACGACCGGCGCCTGCACCGCGAGCTCGAACGCCTGCGCAAAGAGCAGACCGCGCACACCAACCGGATCCGCTCCCTGCTGGTACTGCACAACCTTCGGGTCCGGTCTGTCGGCGGCCGCATCTGGACGCACTGGTGGACCAGTCAGCGCGAGCTGCTGGCGCCCGGGCTGCGCGCCGAGATTGACCGCGAATGTGAGCGGCTCGTGCTGGTGCACCAGCAGATCCGCCTGCTCGAAGTGCAGCAGGAGCGGCAGGTGCGCAGCGGCGCACATCCCGGCATGGCGCTGCTCGCCCAGCTTGCCGGCATCGGTGCAGGCAGCGCGTGGACGCTTGTCAGGGAACTGTTCGGCTGGCGGCAGTTTCGCAACCGCCGCGAAGTGGCCGGCTGTCTGGGCCTGACGCCCACGCCGTACGCCAGCGGCACCAGCGAGGTTGAACTCGGTATCAGCAAGGCGGGCAACCGGCGATGTCGCTGGCTGATGGTCGAGCTCGCCTGGAGCTGGCTGCGCCTGCAGCCCGGCAGCCAGCTCAGCCACTGGTTCAACGAGCGCTTTGCCGGTACCGGCAAGCGGATGCGGCGCATCGGTATCGTCGCGCTCGCACGCCGTCTGGCGATCGCCCTGTGGCGTTATCTCGAGCACGGCGAGATCCCCGTCGGCGCGATATTCAAGCCGCGCGACGTCAACACCGTGAGGGCCTGA
- the ltrA gene encoding group II intron reverse transcriptase/maturase, whose amino-acid sequence MADAVEGRRLAKGNAVAARMSRRLGREYDMGAALDGIRQTAKGRPGAKFTTLMHHIYAVDRLRAAYFALKRKAAAGVDGETWQSYGLDLEARLLDLSDRLARGAYRPQPVRRVYIDKTDGSKRPLGVPALEDKLVQLATVEVPNAIYEQDFVGFSYGFRPGKSAHNALDAVSVGIERRKVSWILDADISKFYDTIEHDWLIRFIEHRVADTRVVRLIKKWLHAGVLEDGRLTQSEVGTVQGGNISPLLPNSYLHYAFDLWVKQWRARYAEGDMIVVRYADDWVAGFQHLRDAERFQREVTERLAHFGLKLHESKTRLIEFGRFAREKCRRRGGGKPQTFDFLGLTHCCGKTRKGKFAVLRLTSAKRMRAKLLAVKEQLRRRMHQTLAEQGRYQRAVVTGHVRYFGVPRNGSRLWGFRGGIARLWYRTLRRRSQKHRLTWQRVTRLVALWLPLAHICHPYPNQRLIVTT is encoded by the coding sequence GTGGCGGATGCGGTGGAGGGAAGGCGGCTGGCCAAGGGCAATGCAGTCGCGGCGCGCATGTCCCGCAGATTGGGGCGGGAATACGACATGGGAGCGGCGCTCGACGGCATACGACAGACGGCCAAAGGCCGACCGGGTGCGAAGTTCACCACCCTGATGCATCACATCTACGCGGTCGACCGCCTGCGGGCAGCCTACTTCGCGCTTAAGCGTAAAGCGGCTGCCGGGGTGGACGGCGAGACGTGGCAGTCGTACGGACTGGACCTTGAAGCGCGGCTTCTGGACCTGTCCGACCGGCTGGCCCGAGGGGCTTACCGGCCCCAGCCTGTGAGGCGCGTGTACATCGACAAGACCGACGGGAGCAAACGCCCGCTGGGCGTGCCGGCGCTGGAGGACAAGCTCGTCCAGCTCGCCACGGTCGAGGTACCCAACGCGATCTATGAACAGGACTTTGTCGGGTTCAGTTACGGCTTCCGTCCCGGCAAGAGTGCGCACAACGCGCTCGACGCCGTGAGCGTGGGTATCGAGCGCAGGAAAGTGAGCTGGATACTCGATGCGGACATCAGCAAGTTCTATGACACGATCGAACACGACTGGCTGATCAGATTCATCGAGCACCGGGTGGCGGACACGCGGGTTGTGCGGCTCATCAAGAAATGGCTGCACGCTGGCGTGCTGGAAGACGGCAGGTTGACGCAGAGCGAGGTGGGTACAGTTCAGGGCGGTAACATCTCGCCGCTGTTGCCGAACAGCTATCTCCATTATGCATTTGACCTGTGGGTGAAGCAGTGGCGTGCGCGGTACGCCGAAGGCGACATGATCGTCGTGCGATATGCCGACGATTGGGTCGCGGGGTTTCAGCATCTTCGGGACGCGGAGCGCTTCCAGCGCGAAGTGACCGAGCGGCTGGCTCACTTCGGCCTGAAGCTGCACGAGAGCAAGACGCGGCTGATCGAGTTCGGACGCTTTGCGCGCGAGAAATGCCGACGTCGCGGCGGGGGCAAACCGCAGACCTTCGACTTCCTGGGTCTCACGCATTGTTGTGGGAAGACCCGCAAGGGAAAGTTTGCGGTCCTGCGGTTGACCAGTGCCAAACGAATGCGAGCCAAGCTTCTGGCAGTCAAGGAACAACTGCGACGACGCATGCATCAGACTCTCGCGGAGCAGGGGAGGTATCAACGCGCCGTGGTGACTGGGCATGTGCGGTACTTTGGCGTGCCACGAAACGGATCGCGCCTCTGGGGCTTCCGGGGTGGTATTGCTCGCCTGTGGTACCGCACGTTGCGCCGTCGTAGTCAGAAGCATCGCCTGACCTGGCAGCGGGTGACCCGACTCGTAGCACTTTGGTTGCCCCTAGCTCATATATGTCATCCATATCCGAACCAACGTCTGATCGTTACGACCTAG
- a CDS encoding fumarylacetoacetate hydrolase family protein has translation MRFISFARDNVSGIAIKSKNDVYLALDQTNPKFPGDLTSLIKSGGEALTAARRSLETHGFPLDLTDCILLPPIAEPEKIICVGLNYVDHSHEAGFEVPDYPTLFARFRSSLIGHGAPIRRPNESEQLDYEGELVAVVGREGRRIPKGSALAHVAGYTVFNDATLRDYQFRTPQWTMGKNFDETGAIGPQFVTADELPPGAVGLRIQTRLNDVVVQNANTSQMVFDVATLIALISDAMTLRPGDLIVTGTPSGIGMARKPPLWMKPGDVCEVEIEQIGVLRNPIEKD, from the coding sequence ATGCGTTTCATCAGCTTTGCTCGTGACAACGTTTCCGGTATCGCAATTAAAAGCAAAAACGATGTCTACCTTGCGCTTGACCAAACCAACCCAAAATTTCCGGGCGATCTGACCTCACTCATAAAGTCCGGCGGTGAAGCACTGACTGCTGCGAGACGGTCGCTAGAAACACATGGTTTCCCCCTCGACCTCACTGATTGCATCCTCTTGCCACCCATCGCCGAACCGGAAAAAATCATCTGTGTCGGTCTGAACTACGTCGATCATTCGCACGAAGCGGGATTCGAGGTGCCTGATTATCCGACACTCTTCGCGAGATTCCGAAGCAGTCTGATCGGACACGGCGCGCCGATCCGGCGGCCAAACGAGTCCGAACAGCTCGACTATGAAGGCGAGTTGGTCGCCGTTGTGGGTCGGGAGGGCCGACGAATTCCCAAAGGTTCCGCGTTGGCCCATGTCGCGGGATATACGGTTTTCAACGATGCGACCCTGCGCGACTATCAGTTTCGAACACCACAGTGGACTATGGGAAAGAACTTCGACGAAACGGGCGCGATAGGGCCGCAATTTGTCACCGCTGACGAACTGCCGCCAGGTGCGGTCGGCCTGCGGATTCAAACCCGACTCAATGATGTGGTGGTCCAGAATGCCAACACAAGCCAGATGGTCTTTGACGTGGCAACGCTAATCGCGCTAATCAGCGATGCGATGACACTTCGACCGGGTGACCTCATCGTGACGGGTACGCCGTCGGGAATCGGGATGGCGAGAAAACCTCCGCTCTGGATGAAACCGGGTGATGTTTGCGAGGTTGAAATCGAGCAGATCGGCGTGTTGCGCAACCCGATTGAGAAGGATTAG